Proteins from a genomic interval of Nostoc sp. TCL240-02:
- a CDS encoding cupin domain-containing protein, with amino-acid sequence MINKQTAEHYLWSNNCHGWHLVKQPLSVIQELMLPGTSEVRHYHQRSHQFFFILSGKATLEIDGSHQVLSQHECVEIPPHVPHQMLNESDCNLEFLVISQPPSHGDRILSDIIESSPS; translated from the coding sequence ATGATTAACAAACAAACTGCCGAGCATTATCTGTGGAGTAATAACTGTCATGGCTGGCATCTTGTTAAGCAACCATTGAGCGTGATTCAAGAACTTATGCTGCCAGGAACCTCAGAAGTCAGACACTATCACCAGCGCTCGCACCAGTTTTTCTTTATCTTATCTGGAAAGGCAACCTTAGAAATTGATGGTTCCCATCAAGTACTTTCTCAACATGAATGTGTAGAAATTCCGCCTCATGTTCCTCATCAGATGCTCAATGAAAGCGACTGTAATTTGGAATTTTTGGTGATTTCACAGCCCCCAAGTCATGGCGATCGCATTTTGAGCGATATTATTGAATCTAGCCCTAGTTGA
- a CDS encoding DUF6717 family protein — protein MVIHPYKFGEMWVFDDGNVGLVREPFVAGADEIIEIMVTQIPDAESGFSLVFSASPFPGYQIKFDWRREEYGGNWYYSADLDREGWLCPALFKYFDEAPKEFYAQFKAKINQ, from the coding sequence ATGGTTATTCATCCCTATAAGTTCGGCGAGATGTGGGTGTTTGACGATGGAAATGTAGGTCTAGTTAGAGAACCTTTCGTGGCAGGGGCAGACGAAATTATCGAAATAATGGTGACACAGATTCCAGATGCAGAGTCAGGGTTCAGTTTGGTATTTTCTGCATCTCCCTTTCCTGGCTATCAGATCAAGTTTGACTGGCGGCGTGAAGAATATGGAGGTAACTGGTATTACAGTGCAGATTTAGATCGGGAAGGATGGCTTTGCCCTGCTCTATTTAAGTATTTCGATGAGGCTCCCAAAGAGTTTTACGCTCAGTTCAAAGCAAAAATAAATCAATAA
- the petA gene encoding cytochrome f, with product MRNVFRTARLTRSARAIVKTLLIAIATVTFYFTSDLALPQSAAAYPFWAQQTYPETPREPTGRIVCANCHLAAKPTEVEVPQSVLPDTVFKAVVKIPYDLSAQQVGADGSKVGLNVGAVLMLPEGFKIAPEDRISEELKEEIGDTAFQPYSEDKENIVIVGPLPGEQYQEIIFPVLSPNPATDKNIHFGKYSVHVGGNRGRGQVYPTGEKSNNGVYNASATGTITKIAKEEDGDGNVKYLVNIQPESGDVVVDTVPLGPDLIVSEGQAVKTGDALTSNPNVGGFGQIDAEIVLQDASRVKWMIAFTALVMLAQVMLVLKKKQVEKVQAAEMNF from the coding sequence AATGTTTTCCGAACAGCGAGGTTAACTCGCAGTGCTAGAGCGATCGTAAAAACATTGCTCATAGCGATCGCCACTGTGACATTTTACTTCACCAGCGATCTAGCCCTTCCCCAATCAGCTGCCGCCTATCCTTTTTGGGCACAGCAAACCTATCCCGAAACCCCCCGCGAACCAACCGGGCGGATTGTTTGTGCCAACTGTCACCTAGCCGCCAAGCCAACAGAAGTGGAAGTTCCCCAATCAGTGCTACCTGACACTGTATTTAAAGCTGTGGTGAAAATCCCTTACGATCTGAGCGCCCAGCAGGTTGGTGCCGATGGTTCTAAGGTTGGCTTGAACGTCGGTGCTGTACTGATGCTACCTGAAGGCTTTAAGATTGCTCCCGAAGACCGGATTTCTGAGGAACTTAAAGAAGAAATTGGCGACACTGCCTTCCAACCCTACAGCGAAGACAAAGAAAATATCGTCATCGTCGGCCCTTTACCTGGTGAACAGTATCAGGAAATCATCTTCCCAGTTCTTTCTCCCAACCCCGCAACCGACAAAAACATCCACTTCGGTAAATATTCAGTTCACGTAGGTGGTAATCGGGGACGCGGACAAGTTTATCCAACTGGCGAAAAAAGTAACAATGGTGTTTACAACGCTTCTGCTACTGGCACAATTACCAAGATTGCTAAAGAGGAAGATGGAGATGGTAACGTCAAATACTTAGTTAACATCCAACCTGAATCTGGTGATGTTGTCGTTGATACAGTTCCTTTAGGGCCAGACCTGATTGTTTCCGAAGGGCAAGCAGTTAAGACTGGCGATGCTTTGACCAGCAACCCCAACGTTGGTGGATTTGGTCAAATAGATGCAGAAATCGTACTGCAAGATGCCTCTAGAGTCAAATGGATGATTGCGTTCACCGCTCTTGTAATGTTGGCTCAAGTTATGCTTGTGCTGAAGAAGAAGCAGGTTGAGAAAGTTCAAGCTGCTGAAATGAATTTCTAA